One window of the Streptomyces asoensis genome contains the following:
- a CDS encoding nuclear transport factor 2 family protein, translated as MTNSPTVIVEAAFQYYRSQDRDAAFPLYAGDFTFTSPQDDHIDKAAFFERCFPTADRFREQQLLHVTPADEELVFVQYEYELTTGDRHRNIEAITVRDGLIREVQVFFGGKV; from the coding sequence ATGACCAACAGTCCGACAGTCATCGTAGAAGCGGCGTTTCAGTACTACAGGTCCCAGGACCGCGACGCGGCCTTCCCTCTCTACGCCGGTGATTTCACGTTCACGAGTCCGCAGGACGATCACATCGACAAGGCGGCGTTCTTCGAGCGGTGTTTCCCGACCGCCGACCGGTTCAGGGAGCAGCAGTTGTTGCACGTCACCCCCGCAGACGAAGAACTCGTCTTCGTCCAATACGAGTACGAGCTCACGACGGGCGACAGGCACCGCAACATCGAGGCGATCACTGTCCGGGACGGACTCATCCGGGAGGTGCAGGTCTTCTTCGGCGGCAAGGTGTGA
- a CDS encoding alpha/beta hydrolase-fold protein, whose product MSHTTTRRGTPVIRALAALMTVLVLTAGGSSAPSAGTHRFSPQVMHTGVGPTGYRVAFHFKDSDAERVQIKGEWYFADPYELSALTTDDGTALETPGTLPAHWQPGDIPVAYPNSPAANWPVVDMKKGRDGVWTYSTPLPSGVFTYSFYVDCADDTQATCTAVSDPANPPWNEKGGKISGTTERTSQVYVPSDPSYGTVDYAWQGPGPTGEHGTLTHVTYPAPTSVSPPGENHLSVYTPPGYDSGRAKPYPTLYLFSGDATEMDWSTQGDAGHILDNLIATGQIPPMVVVMPNTAGFPDSTGYASFDRNLTDTIVPYVESRYRVSTAATDRAAAGLGYGASLTNSLLFGHTAEFGSYGVFSPGRRGNYTLPDAASVTGTQVAALRQARVYVGGGWQDPSHDYHAGEISLLTGLGVPVVPGFVNGGHSWFAWRLNLEGFLTSTAFFPPTAG is encoded by the coding sequence ATGTCGCACACCACAACGCGCCGCGGAACACCGGTCATACGGGCCCTCGCCGCCCTGATGACCGTCCTTGTCCTCACCGCGGGCGGCAGCAGTGCCCCATCCGCCGGCACACACCGTTTCTCCCCGCAGGTCATGCACACCGGCGTCGGCCCCACCGGATACCGGGTGGCCTTCCACTTCAAGGATTCCGACGCCGAACGCGTGCAGATCAAGGGCGAGTGGTACTTCGCCGACCCCTACGAGCTGTCCGCGCTCACCACCGACGACGGCACCGCCCTCGAAACGCCCGGCACGCTGCCCGCCCACTGGCAGCCCGGCGACATTCCCGTCGCGTACCCCAACTCTCCCGCCGCCAACTGGCCCGTGGTCGACATGAAGAAGGGCCGCGACGGCGTGTGGACGTACAGCACACCGCTGCCGTCCGGGGTCTTCACGTACTCCTTCTACGTGGACTGCGCCGACGACACCCAGGCCACCTGCACCGCTGTCTCCGACCCGGCCAACCCGCCGTGGAACGAGAAGGGCGGCAAGATCTCCGGGACCACCGAGCGCACCAGCCAGGTGTACGTGCCCTCGGACCCGTCGTACGGGACGGTCGACTACGCCTGGCAGGGCCCGGGTCCGACCGGCGAGCACGGCACGCTCACCCACGTCACGTATCCCGCCCCGACCTCGGTCAGCCCGCCCGGCGAGAACCACCTCTCCGTCTACACGCCGCCGGGCTACGACTCCGGTCGGGCCAAGCCGTATCCCACGCTCTATCTCTTCAGCGGCGACGCCACCGAGATGGACTGGAGCACGCAGGGCGACGCGGGCCACATCCTCGACAACCTCATCGCCACCGGGCAGATCCCCCCGATGGTCGTCGTCATGCCCAACACGGCCGGCTTCCCCGACTCCACCGGCTACGCGTCCTTCGACCGGAACCTCACCGACACGATCGTCCCGTACGTGGAGTCCCGCTACCGCGTCTCCACCGCCGCCACCGACCGCGCCGCCGCCGGACTCGGCTACGGCGCGTCCCTGACCAACTCGCTGCTCTTCGGGCACACCGCCGAGTTCGGCTCGTACGGGGTCTTCAGCCCTGGCCGGCGCGGCAACTACACGCTGCCCGACGCGGCGTCCGTCACCGGCACCCAGGTGGCCGCGCTCAGACAGGCGCGCGTCTACGTCGGCGGCGGGTGGCAGGACCCGAGCCACGACTACCACGCCGGTGAGATCTCCCTCCTGACCGGCCTCGGTGTCCCGGTCGTACCCGGCTTCGTCAACGGCGGCCACAGCTGGTTCGCGTGGCGCCTCAACCTCGAAGGCTTCCTGACCAGCACCGCCTTCTTCCCTCCCACCGCAGGGTGA